A stretch of DNA from Basfia succiniciproducens:
ACGGCATTCGGGCGTTAGGTGAATGGTTGGCGCAGGAATATCAATTTGAAGTGGAATTTATCGACATTGATAATCCGGCTTAAAATTCAACCGTACTTTACCGAAAAGAACAAATATAAAGTGCGGTAGTTTTTTCCACAGTTTTGTTGCAATACTTCACTCATCTGCTTTGTAATCATGAGGATTTTCCTTTATACTACGCACGATTTTTCAACAACCAAATAGGATTTCAAAATGGGTTTCTTAACAGGTAAACGAATTTTAGTAACAGGTCTTGCCAGCAACCGTTCCATCGCATACGGCATTGCAAAAGCATTGAAAGCACAGGGTGCGGAATTAGCATTTACATATTTAAACGATAAATTACAGCCTCGAGTTGAAGAATTTGCCAAAGAATTCGGTTCGGATATCGTTCTGCCGTTAGATGTAGCAACGGACGAAAGCATTCAAAAATGCTTTGCCGATTTAAACAAAGTTTGGGATAAATTCGACGGTTTCGTACATGCCATCGCATTCGCACCGGGCGATCAATTAGACGGCGACTACGTTAATGCCGCTACTCGCGAAGGTTATCGTATTGCCCACGACATCAGCGCATACAGTTTTGTCGCTATGGCGCAAGCGGCACGTCCGTTCTTAAACAAAGACGCTTCATTAGTGACCTTAACTTACTTAGGCGCCGAACGTGCAATTCCTAACTATAACGTGATGTGTCTGGCGAAAGCCTCATTAGAAGCGGCAACCCGCGTAATGGCGGCGGATTTAGGTAAAGACAGCATTCGCGTAAACGCAATTTCGGCCGGTCCAATCCGTACGCTTGCGGCTTCCGGCATTAAAAACTTCAAGAAAATGCTTTCCGCTTTCGAGAAAACCGCCGCATTACGTCGCACCGTAACCATTGACGATGTGGGCAACTCCGCCGCATTCTTATGTTCTGACTTATCCTCCGGCGTAACCGGTGAGGTATTACATGTCGATGCGGGTTTCAGCATCACCGCCATGGGTGAATTAGGCGAAGAGTAATTCGTTTTTTTATTCATCTCGCAGGGACAGGTTTTATGCCTGTCCCTTAATATTTATAATTTTGAACAGGAATATCTCCCTGTCTCTGGGCAAAATATGTTTCAGAACAATCCTTTATTATCTCAATTAAAACAACAATTACACGACAGTAAGCCGCACGTTGAAGGCGTGGTGAAAGGCACGGATAAAGCCTACGGTTTCTTAGAAACGGAAAAAGAAACTTTCTTCATTGCGCCGCCAGCCATGAAAAAAGTGATGCACGGCGATAAAATAAAAGCGGCAATCGAAACTATCGGCGATAAAAAACAGGCGGAGCCTGAAGAATTAATTGAACCGATGCTGACCCGTT
This window harbors:
- a CDS encoding enoyl-ACP reductase FabI, with the protein product MGFLTGKRILVTGLASNRSIAYGIAKALKAQGAELAFTYLNDKLQPRVEEFAKEFGSDIVLPLDVATDESIQKCFADLNKVWDKFDGFVHAIAFAPGDQLDGDYVNAATREGYRIAHDISAYSFVAMAQAARPFLNKDASLVTLTYLGAERAIPNYNVMCLAKASLEAATRVMAADLGKDSIRVNAISAGPIRTLAASGIKNFKKMLSAFEKTAALRRTVTIDDVGNSAAFLCSDLSSGVTGEVLHVDAGFSITAMGELGEE